The sequence TGGACAATTTTGGACCTTGGGCTCGGACtatgtatttattaaacatttaatatttttattgcaaaggaTTTTAAGGAACTAAATTCTATAATACTAATAAAGTTCTCGTTGTGAAACAACCGGaggaaattatatataaaaaaaattataggcaaAGATTCCTTTAACAGGACCACCTAAATGCTGATTATGTAACTTCCTCTTTAGAACTCAGTTTCCCGTGCTATGGAGGTAATGCCATTTTAGTGCGACAACTAttgctatataatttttttttactatttaacatttacatatttAGTTTTCACATCTTCTACCGGCAAAAATTCGAGAGATGTCAAAAAAAAAGTCTCATACGTAATTTTACAGgtcaaaattaacatttttgcGCACCTATTACAGGTGACAAAAATTTTCAACCGCCgaagaaagaaatataaaaaaaaacgccGTTATAAATATACACGGAATGGCACTTAAAACCGAAGTGGTTCCATAAAAAAAACCTGGACGATCAACACACGTGCGGGATGAGCGCAGCATCCTCGAGCCCGCCCGGTCCAGATAGAAGAGGGGTGACAGGGGAGGTAGGGGTGGTGGAGGCTGCTAGGGAGGGAGAAGTGGAGGGGATGCGGGCTGCCGGAGGCCGCGCCGAGCGGAGGAGAGAGAAACGAGCCAGTCAGTCGTCGCGATGCCGCGGTGGCGGCGCGTGCTGCTGGCTCTGCTGGCCGCCGCCGCCTGGCTGTCGCCGGCGCTGCTGCCGCCCCCGGAGAGGCGGGTcccgccgcccccggccgccCCCGAGCCGCCCCCCGGCCCGGCCTCGCCCCGCCTCATCGTGGCCTACTCGCTGGAGAGCCGCGTGCAGATGGAGCAGCGCGTGCCCGTGCCCTgcgcgccgcccccgccgcccccgcgcGCCGCCCCCGGCTGGCAGCAGACCACACACGGCACGCACCTCTACTCGGCGCACTACGACTCGCGCCTGGGCGCCCACCACTACGTGCGCGTGGTGGCTGCGCTGGAAGGCCGGGACTACGACAATTCGACGTCGCTCTTCTGCCAGCTGTGGTTCGGGCGGCGGCCGCTCGTCGTGGAGGCGCTGCAGGCGGAGCTGTGGCTGTCGGCGTGGCGCGACGACGCCAGCTACCGGCCCGTGCTGCTGAGCTGCCCCATCCCGCGGGAACACAGCTCCCTGGGGCACCGCCCCCGCGGGGTGGCGCTGGTGCGCCGGCCGTGCGCCGCCGCCGGGTCCATGCTCGCGGTGCCCGCCCAACCGCCCCCGGGGGCGGAGCCCCGCCGCAAGGACTTCGCCGTGTGCGTCAAGGGCCTGGACTTCCCTCGCGAGGACATCTCGCGACGCCTCGTCGAGTGGTTCGAGCTGAACATGCTGCTGGGCGCAGACTCGTTCCTCGTGTACGTGTACTCGGCGCACCGCAACGTGAAGGCGGTGCTGGACCGCTACTCGCGCGCCGGCGTGGTCACCCAGTTCCCGCTGCGACTGCCCGGCAGGCTGCCCAACTCCCCGGCCGCCAGGTCGCGCTACCTCCGCGCGCACGTGTGGCAGCGACGCCGCACCGAGGTGGTGCCCTACAACGACTGCCTGTACCGCAGCCTGCGCTCGCACCGCTACGTCGTGCCGCTGGACGTGGACGAGGTTATCGTGCCGACGAGCGCCCGGACCTGGGGCGAGCTCTTAGCCTCGCTGGACCCGGCCGTGGAGCGGTCGTACGCCTCGATCTCCGCGCGGAACGCGTACTTCTTCGACGGCTTCCCTCCGGCGCGGGAGTCCTTCCGCTACCCGCGGCACCACCACGCCTTGCGACACACCACGCGCTCCGCCAACTTCAGCCCCGCCGGAGAGGCCGTCAAGAGCTTCGTGTCGACGGAGCGCGCGCTGACCGTCTTCAACCACTACGCCCTGGGCGCGCTCGACCCCGCCGTGGGTAGCAGCCACCTGCTGGACACCTCGCTGGCGCAGCTCAACCACTACAAGGCGGGCTGCGAGCCGCTGCTCGTGCGAGACTGCGAGGACAACTTCCTGAGGCACCGCGTCGAGGACACCCTGGTGCTGCGCTTCGCCGACGAGCTGGTGGCGCGCGTGGAGCCGGTGCTGCGGGAGCTGGGGCTGCTGCCGCGATGACGTCCTCCCGGAGTCGCGCAGCCTCTGGTTCAGTTCTCCTACCGCCAGAGTCGACAACCACCTGGAGGAGCCTCTGGTGCTGCAAGAGCTGGCAGTATCTTCTACCGCCAGTGTCGACAATAACCTGGAGGAGCCTCTGGTGCTGCAAGAGATGGCAGTTCTTCTACCGCCAGTGTCGACAATAACCTGGAGGAGCCTCTGGTGCTGCAAGAGCTGGCAGTTCTTCTACCGCCAGTGTCGACAATAACCTGGAGGAGCCTCTGGTGCTGCAAGAGATGGCAGTTCTTCTACCGCCAGTGTCGACAATAACCTGGAGGAGCCTCTGGTGCTGCAAGAGATGGCAGTTCTTCTACCGCCAGTGTCGACAATAACCTGGAGGAGCCTCTGGTGCTGCAAGAGCTGGCAGTTCTTCTACCGCCAGTGTCGACAATAACCTGGAGGAGCCTCTGGTGCTGCAAGAGCTGGCAGTTCTTCTACCGCCAGTGTCGACAATAACCTGGAGGAGCCTCTGGTGCTGCAAGAGATGGCAGTTCTTCTACCGCCAGTGTCGACAATAACCTGGAGGAGCCTCTGGTGCTGCAAGAGATGGCAGTTCTTCTACCGCCAGTGTCGACAATAACCTGGAGGAGCCTCTGGTGCTGCAAGAGATGGCAGTTCTTCTACCGCCAGTGTCGACAATAACCTGGAGGAGCCTCTGGTGCTGCAAGAGCTGGCAGTTCTTCTACCGCCAGTGTCGACAATAACCTGGAGGAGCCTCTGGTGCTGCAAGAGATGGCAGTTCTTCTACCGCCAGTGTCGACAATAACCTGGAGGAGCCTCTGGTGCTGCAAGAGATGGCAGTTCTTCTACCGCCAGTGTCGACAATAACCTGGAGGAGCCTCTGGTGCTGCAAGAGCTGGCAGTTCTTCTACCGCCAGTGTCGACAATAACCTGGAGGAGCCTCTGGTGCTGCAAGAGATGGCAGTTCTTCTACCGCCAGTGTCGACAATAACCTGGAGGAGCCTCTGGTGCTGCAAGAGATGGCAGTTCTTCTACCGCCAGTGTCGACAATAACCTGGAGGAGCCTCTGGTGCTGCAAGAGATGGCAGTTCTTCTACCGCCAGTGTCGACAATAACCTGGAGGAGCCTCTGGTGCTGCAAGAGCTGGCAGTTCTTCTACCGCCAGTGTCGACAATAACCTGGAGGAGCCTCTGGTGCTGCAAGAGATGGCAGTTCTTCTACCGCCAGTGTCGACAATAACCTGGAGGAGCCTCTGGTGCTGCAAGAGATGGCAGTTCTTCTACCGCCAGTGTCGACAATAACCTGGAGGAGCCTCTGGTGCTGCAAGAGATGGCAGTTCTTCTACCGCCAGTGTCGACAATAACCTGGAGGAGCCTCTGGTGCTGCAAGAGCTGGCAGTTCTTCTACCGCCAGTGTCGACAATAACCTGGAGGAGCCTCTGGTGCTGCAAGAGATGGCAGTTCTTCTACCGCCAGTGTCGACAATAACCTGGAGGAGCCTCTGGTGCTGCAAGAGATGGCAGTTCTTCTACCGCCAGTGTCGACAATAACCTGGAGGAGCCTCTGGTACTGCAAGAGATGGCAGTTCTTCTACCGCCAGTGTCGACAATAACCTGGAGGAGCCTCTGGTGCTGCAAGAGATGGCAGTTCTTCTACCACCAGTGTCGACAATAACCTGGAGGAGCCTCTGGTACTGCAAGAGCTGGCAGTTCTTCTACCGCCAGTGTCGACAATAACCTGGAGGAGCCTCTGGTGCTGCAAGAGCTGGCAGTTCTTCTACCGCTAGTGTCGACAATAACCTGGAGGAGCCTCTGGTGCTGCAAGAGATGGCAGTTCTTCTACCGCCAGTGTCGACAATAACCTGGAGGAGCCTCTGGTGCTGCAAGAGATGGCAGTTCTTCTACCGCCAGTGTCGACAATAACCTGGAGGAGCCTCTGGTACTGCAAGAGATGGCAGTTCTTCTACCGCCAGTGTCGACAATAACCTGGAGGAGCCTCTGGTGCTGCAAGAGATGGCAGTTCTTCTACCGCCAGTGTCGACAATAACCTGGAGGAGCTTCTGGTGCTGCAAGAGATGGCAGTTCTTCTACCGCCAGTGTCGACAATAACCTGGAGGAGCCTCTGGTGCTGCAAGAGATGGCAGTTCTTCTACCGCCAGTGTCGACAATAACC comes from Bacillus rossius redtenbacheri isolate Brsri chromosome 18, Brsri_v3, whole genome shotgun sequence and encodes:
- the LOC134541346 gene encoding uncharacterized protein LOC134541346; translated protein: MPRWRRVLLALLAAAAWLSPALLPPPERRVPPPPAAPEPPPGPASPRLIVAYSLESRVQMEQRVPVPCAPPPPPPRAAPGWQQTTHGTHLYSAHYDSRLGAHHYVRVVAALEGRDYDNSTSLFCQLWFGRRPLVVEALQAELWLSAWRDDASYRPVLLSCPIPREHSSLGHRPRGVALVRRPCAAAGSMLAVPAQPPPGAEPRRKDFAVCVKGLDFPREDISRRLVEWFELNMLLGADSFLVYVYSAHRNVKAVLDRYSRAGVVTQFPLRLPGRLPNSPAARSRYLRAHVWQRRRTEVVPYNDCLYRSLRSHRYVVPLDVDEVIVPTSARTWGELLASLDPAVERSYASISARNAYFFDGFPPARESFRYPRHHHALRHTTRSANFSPAGEAVKSFVSTERALTVFNHYALGALDPAVGSSHLLDTSLAQLNHYKAGCEPLLVRDCEDNFLRHRVEDTLVLRFADELVARVEPVLRELGLLPR